The following proteins are encoded in a genomic region of Sander lucioperca isolate FBNREF2018 chromosome 23, SLUC_FBN_1.2, whole genome shotgun sequence:
- the LOC116048582 gene encoding phthiocerol synthesis polyketide synthase type I PpsD-like, with amino-acid sequence MEEAEDGIAVVGIGCNFPGGEGLDNFWKVLVDGRNCSVPIPKERFDLASWYDPDENKAGKSRTAKAALIDGFNEFDHKFFGISDSEVEQMDPQQKQLLQCVYRALENAGIPMETASGTSTGVFIGLMNRDYETNAAHVHPSVINHWTGTGLAMSIASNRVSYIFNFTGPSLSIDCACSSSLVALHLACQSIKQGDCDMAVCGGVNCIIEPRVFVALSKAKMISPEGTSKPFSSRADGYGRGEGCGVVLLKPLKKAIQDHDHIWGIISKTAANQDGHSVTPITKPSMTQQQKLLQRVYSESDIANVQYIEAHGTGTPIGDLTEAASISNVITKAKPTGSETLRIGSVKSNIGHTESAAGVAGLIKVLLMMKHETIVPSVFYSEETASVDAKALNIKVPKEAEKWEASHARIAGVNNFGFGGTNAHVIVKQYKQSHIEKKHDGKQAKYFIMSANSPKSLTLMMEHTIKQLEADSKVDLDSLLYTSACRRSHLKHKYRKAIVVSSVVDLKEKLNATVGKNIRPSYSDPRLVFVFCGNGVTFHGMCKQLLKHEPVFRDKIKEITELFQRLSMLNILDTLESEFEGSDFNDPHVVQPLLFAIQVGITTLLRHWGVKPDAMLGHSIGEVPAAHCSGLLTLEDAVKVIYFRSTLQNKVTGGKMLVISNMAVSEVTALLPCYSGRICLAAFNSPRSCTLSGDADTIESLYKELSTSANSQNLFLRVLDVPAAYHSHMMDTILTEIEETIGSLQVNGLDTELFSTVTGKEVQQGDFCTGEYWARNIREPVAFEQAVRSATKGKKNTVFVEIGPRRALQRNIMESLGNDTAVLASVQPEKDHETMMSVVSKLFELGVHVNWNTFYRGYETMPLPIPKYQFDCSDRDVIIGAAQKNTVSNHPVLCQTGSESNIFSCNLMSDSSYYLKEHKHNGIPIIPGAFYAELGLAAFMASAKPKVPLSSLQLSVSFHSPFVLTKNSPEMKVQFEQTEKETRFMVLSTSAMYASGTVVSKKVRLIEEQCISLSSIYKRCKSVVSFQEFYGYLSQGGFQYGDVFQNKADVHYGEDLKEAFANVTVPEELQSQLHDYCIHPVVLDFLMQLLPVTVEHIFAGRPGFPAKIGSLTVFEPLQDEMIVYLRAIDVGVDHFEICGCFADKEGRVLVEVKHVIIKYLGSRSHVVEEYFYHNAFSVIPEGVTPVTPPKALVFCDCIGISKGLEQYLDSRSRYVSFTHAKDILSNGFPSLLANLNITDIEKNFDEVLFLWGNADLTSLAADVVLQNCASCCETFRQIVLELKRISFPNSIRAVTYCSSDITIDHISAGFALAGMTRSFAAEIPDLSFQLIDISTISAKDIAALSEVLRSHPCSKYPELVVKDGLILKPSIVRTPPELNDRSEGRFSSTLSEPCIIQTAEAHKMTQLSAIHFEEEAQPIRDTSVEIRPTKICVHSSDYFPVSASHLKFGQTLYWNKHSSQKHKLLALDFSGTITAVGKDVRKLKVGDHVASCYPVVAGSKVRVPEDVCYSTKRFPFLQKAPCVSYFVLAWEILHRALPRAKHNLGIISSLPDSALIKVLALTSYKSGWNVIVGTQYNGCFVDVNQMDVFVVLPPFDESLIAKICNFPGVQHVVFICESQMQCLLAQDMFQSVKESVHVQTIKMPVILQKGSLSAQGPYIYHWLKSLNLSRKFVLESFTFQNVKSESSPDSETLKSYFNSRKLAVVALDKGGSSTMSDIPFLPTKKQLFRKRAVYIVVGGLSGLGFETVKFISQRGGEYIVILSRSKPTPDVQQEIHNVEKQCGNCITTMECDISVSEYVHKVISVICQKFPGCPIRGVFHSAVVLHDGLIETLNRSLYEKVLKPKVNGALNLHHATQHCQLDYFVCYSSISAFLGNASQTNYAAANSFLDMFCQYRRKLRLPGQSINWGALNLGLLFNKEHFQRFLEAKGMMVLDVAEIHKSLEQCLVLNRPQQAVCRFHFRNIRYNILSQNAALTMRLSALVEEAFQKSKETVSQNKQAESVSPKEYVVSLLCETIGMDKSELKDESPLLSLGIDSMQAMTLQNLIFQERGVNVPLVKLLDPNATLSTVVAILSEEGESSSDNQESLPVESTVVVSTRL; translated from the exons ATGGAAGAAGCTGAAGACGGTATCGCTGTGGTAGGCATCGGATGCAATTTTCCAGGGG GAGAAGGGCTTGACAATTTCTGGAAGGTCTTGGTGGATGGGAGAAACTGCTCTGTGCCAATTCCCAAAGAGAGATTTGACTTGGCCAGCTGGTATGATCCTGATGAAAACAAAGCGGGTAAATCCCGCACGGCCAAGGCTGCTCTCATCGACGG gTTCAATGAATTTGACCACAAGTTTTTCGGCATCAGTGACAGTGAAGTGGAACAAATGGACCCTCAACAAAAACAGCTCCTTCAGTGCGTCTACAGGGCGTTGGAGAATGCTGGAATTCCCATGGAGACTGCCAGTGGGACCAGTACAGGAGTGTTTATTG GCCTAATGAACAGAGATTATGAGACAAATGCTGCACACGTGCACCCAAGTGTGATCAACCACTGGACTGGCACAGGGCTTGCCATGAGTATTGCATCAAACAGAGTCTCCTACATCTTTAACTTCACTGGGCCCTCACTGTCCATAGACTGTGCCTGCTCATCATCTCTTGTGGCTCTTCATCTCGCCTGTCAATCCATTAAACAAG gCGATTGTGACATGGCTGTTTGTGGTGGAGTCAACTGCATCATAGAGCCAAGAGTGTTTGTAGCTCTCAGCAAGGCCAAGATGATCTCACCTGAGGGGACCAGCAAACCTTTCTCCAGCAGAGCAGATGGCTATGGTAGAGGGGAGGGCTGTGGGGTTGTTCTCCTGAAGCCTCTGAAAAAG GCTATACAAGATCATGACCATATCTGGGGTATCATCAGCAAAACAGCGGCCAACCAAGATGGACACTCAGTGACTCCAATCACCAAACCCTCCATGACACAACAACAGAAGTTGTTGCAAAGAGTCTACTCAGAGTCTGACATTGCAAATGTCCAGTACATAGAGGCACATGGGACTGGAACCCCAATTGGAGACCTAACAGAGGCAGCAAGCATCTCAAATGTCATTACTAAAGCAAAACCTACTGGTTCAGAGACACTGCGGATTGGCTCAGTAAAGAGCAACATTGGACATACAGAATCTGCTGCTGGAGTGGCCGGACTTATTAAGGTTCTCCTAATGATGAAGCATGAGACCATTGTTCCCTCAGTTTTCTACTCTGAGGAGACTGCCAGTGTAGATGCCAAAGCCCTGAACATTAAAGTTCCTAAGGAAGCAGAAAAGTGGGAAGCCTCCCATGCAAGAATTGCAGGAGTTAACAACTTTGGCTTTGGGGGTACAAATGCACACGTCATTGTCAAACAGTACAAACAGTCACACATTGAGAAAAAGCATGATGGGAAACAGGCAAAGTATTTTATCATGTCTGCAAATTCACCAAAATCTCTTACTCTGATGATGGAACACACCATTAAACAGCTAGAAGCAGACAGCAAAGTTGATTTAGATTCTCTGCTGTACACGTCAGCTTGTAGGAGGAGCCATCTAAAGCATAAATACAGAAAAGCTATCGTTGTTTCATCTGTAGTCGATCTTAAAGAGAAGTTAAATGCCACTGTAGGCAAAAATATTCGCCCATCTTACTCAGATCCAAGgttagtgtttgttttttgcgGAAATGGCGTCACTTTCCATGGCATGTGCAAACAGCTACTAAAACATGAGCCTGTATTCAGGGATAAGATCAAAGAGATTACGGAACTTTTCCAAAGACTGAGTATGCTGAACATCTTGGACACACTTGAGAGTGAGTTTGAGGGTAGTGACTTCAATGACCCACATGTTGTCCAACCACTCCTCTTTGCTATCCAAGTTGGCATTACCACCCTACTCAGACACTGGGGTGTCAAGCCAGATGCAATGCTTGGACACTCCATTGGCGAGGTTCCAGCCGCTCACTGTTCTGGCCTCTTGACTCTTGAGGATGCCGTAAAAGTCATTTATTTCCGCAGCACTCTCCAGAACAAAGTCACTGGGGGGAAGATGCTTGTAATCAGCAACATGGCTGTTTCAGAGGTAACGGCTCTTCTCCCTTGTTACTCTGGTAGAATTTGCCTTGCTGCTTTCAACAGCCCGCGGTCCTGCACCCTGTCAGGTGATGCAGATACAATTGAGAGCCTTTATAAGGAGCTAAGCACCTCAGCCAACAGTCAGAATCTGTTCCTTCGTGTCCTGGATGTCCCTGCTGCTTACCACAGCCACATGATGGACACAATTCTGACAGAAATTGAGGAGACAATTGGCTCTTTACAGGTGAATGGTCTTGACACAGAGTTGTTCTCAACAGTGACGGGCAAGGAAGTCCAGCAGGGTGATTTCTGCACAGGGGAATACTGGGCTAGAAATATACGTGAGCCAGTAGCTTTTGAGCAGGCAGTGAGGTCAGCAActaaaggaaagaaaaatacTGTGTTTGTGGAGATAGGGCCAAGAAGGGCACTACAGAGAAACATCATGGAATCTCTGGGTAATGACACAGCTGTTCTTGCCTCGGTGCAGCCAGAGAAAGATCATGAAACGATGATGTCCGTTGTGTCTAAGCTGTTCGAACTGGGTGTCCATGTAAATTGGAACACCTTCTATAGAGGATATGAGACAATGCCACTGCCTATTCCGAAATACCAGTTTGATTGCTCAGACAGAGATGTTATCATTGGAGCAGCACAGAAAAATACAGTGAGTAATCATCCGGTGctctgtcagacaggaagtgaaaGCAACATTTTCAGCTGTAATCTGATGTCTGACTCTTCTTACTACCTGAAAGAGCACAAGCACAACGGCATACCCATCATCCCTGGTGCCTTCTATGCTGAGCTGGGTTTAGCTGCATTCATGGCCAGTGCCAAACCAAAAGTACCGCTCAGCTCCCTGCAGCTCAGTGTCAGTTTTCACAGTCCATTTGTTTTaaccaagaattcacctgaaatGAAGGTTCAAtttgaacaaacagagaaagaaacTAGGTTCATGGTACTGTCAACATCTGCAATGTATGCATCAGGCACAGTGGTTTCAAAGAAAGTGAGGCTGATTGAGGAGCAGTGCATTTCACTAAGCTCCATCTACAAAAGATGCAAATCCGTAGTGAGCTTTCAGGAGTTCTATGGGTATCTCTCTCAAGGAGGCTTTCAGTATGGAGATGTCTTCCAGAATAAGGCAGATGTGCACTATGGAGAAGATCTCAAGGAGGCTTTTGCAAATGTCACGGTTCCAGAAGAACTGCAGTCTCAGTTGCATGACTACTGCATTCATCCTGTTGTGCTGGATTTTCTGATGCAGCTTCTCCCAGTTACAGTAGAGCACATTTTTGCTGGTAGACCAGGATTTCCTGCCAAAATAGGAAGTTTGACAGTGTTTGAACCTTTGCAAGATGAGATGATTGTCTATCTGAGAGCAATTGATGTGGGCGTTGATCATTTTGAGATTTGTGGCTGCTTTGCAGATAAAGAAGGAAGAGTGTTGGTTGAGGTTAAGCATGTGATAATTAAGTACCTTGGCAGTCGCTCGCATGTGGTTGAGGAGTATTTCTACCATAATGCCTTTAGTGTCATCCCTGAAGGTGTCACACCTGTTACTCCTCCTAAGGCCTTAGTCTTCTGTGACTGTATAGGGATCTCTAAAGGCCTGGAACAATATTTGGACTCTAGGTCTAGATATGTTTCATTCACACATGCAAAAGATATATTGAGCAATGGGTTTCCTTCTCTCTTGGCAAATCTCAATATAACAGATATTGAGAAAAACTTTGATGAGGTCTTATTTTTGTGGGGCAATGCAGACCTCACTTCACTGGCAGCTGATGTTGTTCTGCAGAATTGTGCGAGCTGCTGTGAGACTTTCCGCCAAATAGTCCTTGAGCTAAAGCGAATTTCCTTCCCAAACTCAATCAGAGCAGTCACCTACTGTTCTTCTGACATCACAATAGACCACATAAGTGCAGGTTTTGCTCTCGCTGGCATGACAAGATCCTTTGCTGCAGAGATACCAGATCTTTCATTTCAGCTGATTGATATAAGCACTATCTCTGCTAAGGACATTGCAGCTCTGTCTGAGGTCCTAAGGTCGCATCCTTGCAGCAAGTACCCAGAGTTGGTGGTAAAAGATGGTCTGATTCTTAAACCTTCCATTGTCCGCACTCCACCTGAGCTCAATGACCGTTCAGAGGGCCGTTTTTCCTCTACATTGTCTGAGCCCTGCATCATTCAGACAGCTGAGGCACACAAGATGACTCAACTGAGTGCCATTCACTTTGAGGAGGAGGCCCAGCCAATCAGGGATACATCAGTTGAAATTCGGCCCACTAAGATATGTGTTCATTCATCTGATTACTTCCCTGTCAGTGCTTCACATCTGAAATTTGGCCAGACACTGTACTGGAACAAACATTCATCACAGAAACACAAGCTACTGGCTCTTGATTTCAGTGGTACAATTACAGCAGTCGGAAAAGATGTCAGGAAATTAAAAGTGGGAGACCACGTTGCTTCCTGTTACCCCGTGGTGGCAGGCAGCAAGGTCAGAGTTCCAGAGGATGTATGCTACAGCACCAAGCGGTTCCCATTCCTTCAAAAAGCACCCTGTGTATCCTACTTTGTGCTAGCATGGGAGATCCTGCATCGAGCCTTGCCTAGAGCCAAACATAATCTAGGAATCATATCCTCTCTGCCTGATTCTGCTCTGATAAAAGTCTTGGCACTCACTTCTTACAAGTCAGGTTGGAATGTGATTGTTGGCACACAGTACAATGGCTGTTTTGTAGATGTCAATCAAATGGATGTATTTGTCGTCCTTCCTCCATTTGATGAATCTCTGATTGCTAAAATTTGCAATTTTCCAGGTGTCCAACATGTTGTCTTCATCTGTGAATCTCAGATGCAGTGTTTGCTTGCTCAGGATATGTTCCAAAGTGTAAAGGAAAGTGTTCATGTGCAGACAATTAAGATGCCAGTCATTTTGCAAAAGGGGTCCTTGAGTGCACAAGGGCCATACATTTATCACTGGCTAAAATCCTTGAACTTGAGCAGGAAATTTGTTCTTGAAAGCTTTACCTTTCAGAATGTAAAATCTGAAAGCAGCCCAGATTCAGAGACACTAAAATCATACTTTAACTCAAGGAAGCTGGCTGTTGTGGCTCTGGATAAAGGTGGCAGCAGTACAATGTCTGACATTCCATTTCtgccaacaaaaaaacagcttttCCGAAAGAGAGCAGTGTACATAGTGGTAGGTGGTCTTTCTGGTCTGGGATTTGAAACTGTAAAGTTCATCTCACAAAGAGGAGGTGAGTACATTGTCATACTCTCCAGGAGCAAGCCCACACCAGATGTGCAGCAAGAGATACACAATGTGGAGAAACAGTGTGGAAACTGCATCACTACCATGGAGTGTGACATATCTGTGTCTGAGTACGTGCACAAGGTTATCAGTGTCATCTGCCAGAAATTCCCTGGTTGTCCAATCAGAGGAGTGTTTCACAGTGCAGTTGTCTTACATGATGGGCTGATTGAGACCCTTAACAGATCTCTTTATGAGAAGGTTCTAAAACCCAAAGTAAATGGTGCACTGAATTTGCACCATGCAACACAACACTGTCAGTTGGATTACTTTGTGTGTTACTCTTCAATCTCAGCTTTTCTGGGAAACGCATCACAAACAAACTATGCAGCGGCCAACTCATTCCTCGACATGTTCTGTCAGTACCGGCGCAAACTTAGGTTGCCTGGACAGTCTATCAACTGGGGAGCTCTAAACCTCGGTCTCCTTTTTAACAAGGAACATTTCCAGCGGTTTCTGGAGGCAAAGGGAATGATGGTGTTGGATGTGGCTGAGATTCATAAAAGTCTGGAGCAATGCCTTGTGCTCAATCGACCCCAACAGGCTGTTTGCAGGTTTCACTTCAGAAATATCAGGTACAACATCCTCTCTCAAAATGCAGCCTTGACCATGCGCCTGTCCGCATTGGTAGAGGAGGCTTTCCAAAAATCAAAAGAGACAGTCTCTCAAAATAAACAAGCTGAATCCGTCTCACCAAAAGAATATGTTGTCTCTCTGCTTTGTGAGACCATTGGCATGGATAAAAGTGAGCTGAAGGATGAATCACCTCTTTTATCCTTAGGCATTGACTCCATGCAGGCCATGACTCTGCAGAATCTCATCTTTCAGGAGAGAGGTGTGAACGTGCCTTTGGTGAAATTATTGGATCCCAATGCTACACTATCAACAGTAGTAGCTATACTGAGTGAAGAAGGTGAAAGTTCCAGTGATAACCAAGAGTCTCTTCCTGTTGAAAGCACTGTTGTTGTTTCTACCAGATTGTAA